agaaacgtagatgaaatagacttaattttcaaaaaaaaaaccaaaatccaaatagttaccaaacaagcCCTAATTTATTCGATTCTAACCTTCATACCCCGAAATGTATGATTGTTCTTTTCCCAAACTACTCTGTAATTTTTGCCGTTCTAATTTTCTTACTAACATAAAACTTAATTATCTACTTTCGAATCCATTCCAAATATGATTTACGCAACTTAAAAGTTAAAATCACCAATATTTCAGTCCAGGATACTTTTTAACAAATCATTATTTAGtccatcaaaattaatttttaccaaaatttgttaaataataataataattttcgtACAAGGACATCATATGAATATTTTTCATAGTTTATAAAGAGAATGTTAGAGAGACGATAATAAACTAACTCTATGGACTAATTTTAAGAGTTATTGAAAATACAATACCCAAAATTGGATATTTTGAAGTAGAATATAGGACCACATTACTATAACGCTAAAATAAATAATCACGAGTTCATCATGCTAAGACTTTAGACAAAatagtaaatagccaaaaacAAGTTGTATGCAGAGTTGAAAATCGAAAGCACAAAAACGCTAAACGTAACAAGCGTAAATTGTTCTCAaagtaaaaaattaaacatgatGGAGTTCGCATTTTGCAAGAATTTAAATGTAAAAACCTTGCAGGGATTAAGAGGAAGCAAGAGGAGAAACATGGAAACTAAAAAGGGAGAGATTATGTTGCACATGAACATGAACTGAAATTCatttataattgaaaaaaaaaaaaaaacttacactAGACTATGTAGTATACAAATATGATTCTCATTTATTAGGAATAAAAATTACGGTTGAGCAAGTTTAGCAAGaataactaaatccaaaatcttaACATCAAGAGTGTCGTCTACCTTCACAATTCCATCAGTGCCGTCTACACCGATCAACTTGCCAGTGGCACCACGGAGTGCACCGCCCATTATCTTGATCTTGTCTGACTTCCTAGGAACAATCACTTCTACTTCGCTAGAAGGGGCTGTTACCGTTTCACCATTTCCACTTGATCCAAGCCCTATCCTACACGATCCATCCTGAGGCAAAAACCCAAAACCCCAAAATCAAACATCACCTTTTTATGACACACTCAAAACCAACTAGTAAAAGAATAAGGAGAGATAGATAGGAATGAACCCCCACCGTCCCTTAAGACATTACCGATGTAATTGAGTTGGGGTTAAAGTCCCTATATTTTACTACTCTTGGGCAGAGGTTTTAGTTTAGTACTCTGTTTTTATTTTCTGCTTTCTCTGTTCTTTGAGTAACTCTGTTTTCACAGCAGGTTGTTTTTcaagttttaagttttttttggttgtttttagttaatcttttaaaatctcTCAAAAGGCTGGTTTGTACCCTTTAAATAGAGGTTCTTAGGTTGAAGTATTAGTTCTAGGAGTAataaagagttcttcaagaatTCTCCAAGATTGTTTCAATAAATTAGTTCTGCACTATTTAATCACCCGGAGGGtttccaaatatttttatttacctCATCAAAACAACTTAACTTCTAACAATAACCAACATTAGCATGCCACTCCACTAATAACCAGGCATAAAGGAAGAAACTCTTCTGCtttcatcttttcttttctttttttttttccccccttaCAAGACTCTACTGTTCTCCATCAAGTAGTTAGTTCTTTGTGGAATGTCCCTTCAATTTCTCCGTGATTATGGTTCCATTTTTGTGATGTGTTCTTTAAGTGATGCTTACTGAAACTTAGATTATTTAACGGTAAACTATATAACGCTGATACTCCACtatgtaattaaaaataaacaaataaatagtGGGCAAAGCTTTAGTAAACACGTACCGGAAGCACCTCACGGATTACTCCCATGATGGGATCATCTCCTGACCTCCGGTAATTGACCAATATGTCTGGCATGTACCACGGTCCTTCGGTATCACCACCTGccatttcaatttatttttcaagaTCGTTAATaaagcaaaaaaaataaataaaaaaataaaaaaataaaaaaataaaaaatattggagGTGTCATGGAACGAAATTCCTGTTTCCACGGACATGACCCCATTGCAAAAGATTGAACCACCGAGTTTGATATACAGTacttatgaaataaaatttattccAAATCTCTCTAGAAGAAACTCAAATCTTTCTTTTGAGGGTTAAATGTGCcctaatacaatttgttttttaaaaataactagAAATTGGAGCTTCGCTCCCCTATACCTGCACCCATGCCCACTCAAGGTCGTGCTTCAGAACAGTTttatcaaaagaaaagaaaattgtatCGATGCAAGCCCACCCTGAAGCTCCACCCAATTTTCACTCGCATTAAATTATAGTGGCGCCCTTTTTATATATATGCAAATGCGGAAAAGTGAGTTATAATCAAATTCAGGTGTTATCCATTGATTATTTTGTAAACATACTTCCCTCCAGATGTTAAAGAAAGATATAAATTAAtgacaaatataattatataaataataaactattGCTAATTCTATTTGTACCAGAAATTCTATGAACATTTTTGTGAAGAACAtctgatttaaaataaatctgGGGAAAATTATATCATGCTGAAAGAAGTAAATACAAACCTATAACAGGAGACATCATATCCAGACCACCTGTGCCTGGTGTCATTGGTTGCCCGCCAGGAGTGCCAGGAAGATAGGAGGCTGAATTTGGTGTCATGGGCTGTCCACCAGGAGTTGAAGGCAAGTATGGGCTCGGAGCATTTGCTGAACACGAAGACAAGTAATATTAGGATATGATTATGTTTATTATAAggaaaagttgaaaacttaaaaaaaatacaatgcaCCAACCATATGCTGAACCACTATCACGGGGGGTACCAGCATCACTGTAGCTGCCACCAGGAGTGTTTGCCCAACCAGAACCAGGAGTTGGAGCTTCGTATGTTCGTGAAGGAGGGCTTCCTGGCTGAAGAGACAACAGTAGAACATAAATTACTGAATTTATGGTCAATAAGCCAGAATAGTAGTGGCATTTGGCAAGTCCTTATAAAGATCTAACCTGATACTGTGGACTTGCTCCCCAAGTTGCAGGGTTCCCGTCCTCCCAGTTGTCCCTAGTTTAGCAAAATCAGAGTTCACAACATCAATCATCAAAGACAATAGCccaaaaaaacttcaaaaagaGAAGTTCAACGGATAAGCTGGTGCTTAAAGCATATGATGCAAAACACGAAATACAGCATAGTAGAGATCAAGAAGCCATATGGTTCTCATATATGAGATAGATTTATCCCACAGCCAAAGGTGTTCTCCACATTGATTTAGTTCCTAGAGCAGCAATatacaacacaatcaacatCACATTTGCCTCCAGGGCGGTCCAGGTACAGGACTTCACTATTGCACTACTACCACTCACACCATATATGTCACTGTCAGAAGGCAACTGATGGTGAATGTGTACCAAATATGACAGCCTGCCTTCTGAAAGATGACAAACCACATCTTGTCCAACTTCTCATTATTCTAGCTTCCCTAACCCAAAGTTCAACAACGAGACTTAAGGAGCcaaaaagataaatattataGTAAAATTCCATACATCTTAATTTCACTACttcaatgatatttttttttataagaaacatttcactgaataaataaaataatgggGAGACCCCAAAGCACCTATACGGGGGCGTTTGGAGCAAAGATTAtgctaagactataataactaccTCTTACTATAGTACATACTATTTTGTAATCCTCAATTAGCTACAGTCTAACACTTTCAAAATCCCAATTTTCTACCATAtatactattttacattcatcgattttttattattggctagtgtttactatttcctcctcaaactaaaatagtttacacctcaaacacatactataataacccaaactaaaataacctgaaccccaaacacaaactattgtaatccaactataataacctaggacTATAATAACAACTCCTTGCCCCAAATGCCCCCTAAGTGATTACAAAAGAGTTTCCAATTGGAAACTAAATAAGAAAGACTGAAGTGCTTAAAAGGGTTCCTTCTTCATACTTCTGGTCTTAGAGATTTGTTCAGGCCTCTGATCTGAGCTCATACCTAAGAAATACTATCAAAATACACACAAATGCAGAATACAACAGAATCAGTCAAAAGTATATTTTTCCCCCCAAAAGAAAACGGCCAAGAGAAGAATTATGGAGAAAGAACGAAGTAACAAATATACATTCAAGAAACTGTCTCTTAATCTTGCAAGACTGGCaaaaaaacaaagtaaaaattataaatcttcATAAGCTATCTGCTATAGCATCAATATTTTCAAGCTTATTCATAATGCTATACAGGAGCAGTTCGATGCATCcttgaatttaaattttcctCGGTTTTAACTGTAAGATAATATCAGAAAAGTAAGCtatagacaatatttaaaataaaaataatttattgagcctctacaacacatacattctacaATGTTATCCAtgttaacttaattaatttctGAAGTACACTAATCCAAATGAAATTTACCTTGACGGACTCATGGGTGCATAGGGATTCCATGCTCGATCTCGCATAGGTGTTCTCATGCCATCATGAATTGGTGTTGCTATAAAAAGAGATAGTAAAACATGAATAACCCTCAAAGTATTATTAGAATAAAAACAGAAAAACAACATGAAAAGAGAACTAACTTCCAATATCTCTCATCGGGGTCATGTATGGATGCAGGGGAGTTCGAGAAGGATGCATGGGAGTTTCACTTCCCATACCATATCTAGATGCATCACTGGTACAAAGCAAACATTAGAACTTTGaaataacaaacaaacaaaaccagattaattatgtatgatatattatatttaccgATGGGGGGTTGAAACGGCCACATTATCTGAGATGAAATTGCGGTCAActgcaaataaaacaagcattATAGAGTTAACGCCACATATTTAACTTCCATCTGAGACTTACTTGACATTTCCCAgatatccttaaaaaaaatgtatgcaAGTAATGCCATATATATCAAACATAGACTTGAGTATCTCTCaaaatcttttaaaacatgCCTGTGACAACTTTCATTTGAGATTCAAGCTCCACACGAACCAGTTGGCCTTTTATTTCAACGACACGCCCACGGTAACCCTTGTAAGGTCCCTGTCGAACTTTTACGGTTGATCCAACCAACCCATCATGATGCCCTCTCCCACCTCTATGTCTTCCTCCATCTGAACCACAAGTGAACAACTTAATAAAAAATCAGAGAATAAACCTTTTATCAGATAAAAATCACAAAACAATCATAAGACAACATGGATATGAAACAGTCCACCACATACTATCGTTGGGGGGGCCTCCTCGGGGAAATCTCTTAGGTGACTGAGGAAAACGAGGTGGGGTCGCAAGGCCAGCAAACCTAGAGTATGAATTACCCTGCAACATGAAAAATGCAGCAGAAACTAAATGTTAAGATACAACTGTCAACAAAAAAAGGTGCTGTATAAATCAGGTATTTGATAAAAACAAGAACTTACATTTCTATTTCCATTAGTTCGAGATCCACCCACAACAACACAAGACTGtgatttaacacatataaagcCTGCATGTTCCAAGTGATGGCGATCATAAATAAACAGGATTCCTCTGTATATGTGCTCCACCGGACCTTGTTTTCCCTATAGTAGGAGcaaaaaagatatttaaaatttaaaaataaataaataataaaagggGGGAGGGAAAAAAAGTTGACATCCAGAAGGAAATAGACAACATGAAACAGAGCTCTAACCTTACAAGGACCTTCAAGAATCCTCACTACATCCTTGGAGGAAATTGTGTTATTGAACCGATCTTGAACGCTAATTTTCTTGTCGATCTTACTTTTTATTTCCCTCAACTTCACAATATCAACCTCAGGCCTATCAGGAGTACCTTTAAGAATCTAGAGCAGAATCATACTCATGAGCTTCCTGActataaaatgacaaaaatggcATGCATGATTCAGAGCATATTCACCTGAAAAGCCTCAGTTTCTACTCGAATAATTACGCCAAAGCTCATATTACTGCAAAAGTTATTGACAATCTATGAATCCAACCCTTGTATTTAAAAATTCAGAATAAAGAACAATGTTAGAAAACTACTTACTCCAGTAACACAAGATCATGAAGTTCATAATCCCCAATTCTTGTCACACCAGTTGTTACCTCGGAGCTCTCAACAACATCATCAGCAAATACCCGAATCTGAAGATGATATAGATTTAGGACATTTCAGCACACTATAAGTAAGATATCATTTAGAAATGCAAGACCTATGATTTTATAATAGTTCCACGAAAATATAAACTCACATGTTCCTTGGTTGTATCAGATAGTATAATAAGCACATGCTGATCCACCTTCACAACCATACCAGTAGCCCCCTCCTGAGTGCCCGATACAACTTTTACATGATTCCCAGGCTCAAAGTACTTGCAAAGCTCTCTTTCATTCACAGCAAgagttttctaaaaaaaaaaaaaaaaaaaaaaaggatcatACGAGATATAAGCTTACCCTTTGAATAAGATGATGAGAAGGTTCGGCCAGTCAAATAAGAAAGAAGCATGTGAGTTGGGTAGTTCTTACGGGAAGGCCCTTCATTTCTGGTCTGATGTGGACATTCTCCTCCTCTACTTTCTCCACCCATCCTTTCAAATTCTTGAGATCCCCCTTAACAACAATGACAGCATCACCCTTCATAAAGTGCCCTTTCTTTCGGTTAGCAAACAAGGTAGACAAACTAGCAATATCCCCATCTCCATTTTCTCCAGGCTTTCGAAATTTTTCAAGTTCATCAAAAGTCGGCTTTATGTTTTGGGCACTTATTGACTTCATGGACACTGTTTTATACAAGAAACCATCCTTGAAAAACATGCCACCAATATTCTCAAAGTATTCTCCAGTAATAGGATCACGTCTGCGCTCTACACGGATATGCAACTCTCTGAATATGAAGAAGGGTGAGTTACTATGGACTTTAAACAAGAATTCACATCAAATATATGGAGGCCAGGTTACATTCAGAGAAACAATGTGGACTACCTAGCTTCATCAATATTCATAAAACGAGGTGGAGGAACAAATGCCTTCTTCTTAGCAACTTCTCTCCCTTCCTGAAAGACAGATACTCAGTATCAAAAACAATATTCACTCTCACTCATAGATAGATGCCAATGATCCAAGAGAAGGAACTAATAGTATACacgcatacataaatatatacacacatatttacatatatatagtAAAAGACATGAAAACATGAAGAAAATGCTACCTACAAAATATATTTCCAAATTGATATATTAAGGATTGCAAGCAGatgaaaactagaaaaataaAGCTAGAAAAACTTCCCAATATAAGTCTCTAACAACATTTGATGATCGAGAGTTCAATACTATAATGATGAAATAccaacaattttattaaaaaaaaagtttccttCAAAACATTACCAATTTATTTGCAAGAGCCTGTAGGTCTATCCGTGGAATCAGTTTCACAGTAACCCTCTGTCGCACATTATCAACATCCACCACCTGAAGAAAAGAGAGCTCAACACGTCAAAGAGACATAGAGTGAGTGAAATATCTTAACTCATTGAAAGTACCACAATTACCTTGGCAAGATCCCCCTTATATGTCCCAATCTTCATCCTAACCCATGTATCTCTAGAAAGATCAATTGCTTTGCTTTCAACAGAGAGAACATCAGTCATCTCTTTAATTGGAACAAGCGTTATTTTTTGAGCATATATGTTGCGTAGACCTTTACAAGCCTAAAACAATAGCAAAAGCAAGTTTAAAGAGTTAATTGCCTGGTTATAGGATTGAACTCAATCATTACTAGAAGTATGAAAAAAAGGTGTACTAAccaaaacaattttaaattgtTGATCACTGCCTAAATAATTTTGTTCAGTCTCTTCAATAATATAACAttcgaagaaaaaaaaaacataatatacCTCTCTAACATGGGCTTCTTTGTCAGCCTCAATATATATAAAGTTCTTCAAATGGTCAAGAGCAACCGCAGATCTTATTTGCATTTCAGGCCCTCTATCGATGCATTTTTGCATTAGACAAACAGCAGCCTCCCGTTCACGgccaatctaataaaaaaagAGTTGTGTATCATTAATCAAGTACAACCGTTCTCTAAGACGAGTAcaccaaaaaaggaaaaatcttaAGAAGAAACTACAAAAAATGAAAGTTTTAAGTATTAAAATCCTACCGCGCATTTAACCATCCACAATTTTGGATCCCTTACAGAAGGTAAAAGGGCTTGCTGCTCCACTTCTGTCGTCTCCTCGTCATATTCCATATGATTTGACCTTGCATATCTCGCTTGAATCCTTCTTTCAAGTGCTTCAACATCCTCTTGTTCATCCTCCCGTGGTAGCAACGGGCGGCGATGCATCCTTCTATTATCATCGTCATCGGGTATATCAGCTACATTATCAACTATGAAATCTGCATGATAAAGAAATTATTGATTTGGAGAGACACGTACATAAGCAGAAGCTAGTGTAGAAAGAAACTAGTGAGATgaataatgaatttaaaaggGAACAAGACACATAAGATTACCCAGAGAACCAGTGACAAGAATACACTACAGCACTAAAATAACCTCCTGTTTTCCAGTCCATCGTTCACCATTATCAATTACTACTttgttaaagagaaaaaaaggatGGCCCCAAGAAACAAAACTATTCAATGCCATAAGGGCAACAACTAGCTGCCAAAATTTTTCTTTGCTTTgtgctattttagaaaaatataaaatcaaattgatacaAGGGGCAGGTGAAAATTTGTGATAACTAATACAAGGAAGTTTAGAGGGGGGAAAATTTAATGTCTCCTTATAGGCGTCGGTTGACAAGCTACTTGGTAACTTTGATCTTGGTTTGATTTTGTTGGGTTGGAAAGGATAGTTCTTCAAATTGAGAAGAAGATGAGAGAATGGAGTGTGGAGCTAGAAATTGGCAACTTGGGGAGCAAAATTGAAGCTCGTTCAGTTAAACGACACAAGTGATTCTTTGAAGAACCTCAAAAATTGTGCCATAAAGAGGTTGCTAGCATTATGGGAAAGGTGACAATGGTAGCACTGCAAATTAGAGGCAATGTGGCGATGTAAGAAATTCTTCATGGAACATCTAAAAAAGTTGCCCATATATAAAATCTTGAGGTCATTGGTGTTGGTATTGATTGGAGAACTCCTTTTTGGAATGATACTGGTGCAGGTAGAAACGTTGCCCAAATACTAATACCATTTCTTCATGCAATCTATTCTTTAATTGATCCATTTCTTCACATATGCTCTGCTCTTTCATATTCCTTCACACAGATTTGCACAAAACTCCATGGCCAGAGGCCCAGAACCGAACAGCACTAATGCCAAATTGATAGGTGCTGAAACAAGACCACATGAACTTACAAGATAAACCAAGTCCCTATCTTGAGATCGCTCAAGCCCTAAACCAACTGAATCAATTCCTAGTTACTCTCTTCCTCTCCCACGATATATATTACCAAAGTACCCAAACTACTACTCTAACTAACTACTAATATACCCTTCATATTCCAATAATACCATTCCTATTAGTAGTTAGCTTTTGGCTCTCCAATTCACTAATACTATTATTAGTGGTACTGTTTTGCAATAGCTGAACACATAAAGATTCAGTCTTAATACTTGGAAGAATACTTTGCTTGTTGATCACTGGAGGTTGAGAAGTCCAAAAAAGGGGAATGCATTTTCGTGAATTCAATGACTGGATGGCATTAACACGGCAAAAATAAGATGGCAACCATACTTCTAAGGACAACTTGTCGTGTTCTTTATACGAAGGTAGATCAGGACAAAATAATCAGTTTGTGCCTTTATTTCATGCTTCTAGAGAAGATGTAGGGAACATATCTTTATAACTTTTGGTTGCTCATGAATGTTGGATAAATGCTCCAAGGACCTGAACAGCATATAACAATTACTCTGCAGCGTGTAGCTCTAGAGCAATGCTAAGCTTTTATGGATTAATGCCACTAAAGCAATCATTTGAAGGAAAGTCCATATAGGAGGCAGAAGGATGGGCGGTGCTAAATTTCAAATCTCCCATTGGTTTTCCTTGTCCAGCACATTTCATAGCTCCTGCCTTCGTGAAATCAGTTTACAGTATGGGTGTGTTTTTTGTAAACTCACACAGAGTTTCAGTTTGTGTTCTCTTATAGTGGGCTAAAGATTTTACGAAAGATAAATTGTTTTTCCATGCACCTAAAGAAAGTAAGAGTTTtatgatataactaatcatTTTTCAAATGACAATTAAGAGTTTGTTTCTTgttagaaataaatttaaaaaaaaaaaaaaaaaatgacttgcAGATATTTCACTTTCAAGTTTCACCAAATTTCAGAaaagcacaaaaaaaaaaaaaaaagaaaaaaaaagtcagaACCATTGTATATTGATTCCATTCAAATAACCAAACCTCGAGGCATAACTTATGTGTCCGAACTAACACCGCCTACTAGAAAATCTCTGAGATTCGCAATTCAAACTCCTAACTAGCCATCCTAATTCTCCATTCAATTGGATTGACTGAATGTGCATATGAGGAAATACCCCACTccgaagaaaaaaaatcatagattAATAACCATTTTTAACCAAGAACTGAATACATACTAAGGAAAACCCAAAGAAAAACCCTAAGTGCATTCTAATCTATCGACAATCCATTTGATATCAAAATTGAACTAATTGAACCTATAAAGAAACACAAAAAGACAATTATGCGAAACATACCGTCCTCTCCTtcatcctcatcttcatcatcatcgcTATCGACCTCAGCCTCAATATCCAAAAACTGAGAACCGCTAGGCCTCTTGGCACGCCGCCTCCGACCACCGCCACCAAAATCCTCCTCCTCctcatcctcttcttcttcctcttcgtCCTCATCTTCCTCCGCAACGTCGTCTATGAAATCTGATCTCCGACGCTTCCTACTCGAACGatcttcctcctcctcctcctcctcgtCGAGAGGCTGTTCCATCTCCTCCTCATACTCTTCTTCATCGGCGTCAATGTCGTCGTCATCGTCGTCCCTGCGACGAGGCATCCCTGAATTCGAAATTCGCAAAGCTCAACTATGCCCTAAGCCAAGATACTGGAAGAACCGAAATTCGGAAGCTGAACTATGCCCTAGGCCGAGTTACTCGAACGAGAGCGAAAAGGTGTGAACTTGGGAAAATAGTTGGCGGGTCTATTAACGTTTCGTTTTTAAGCCCACTTTCTGCAACATTTCTATTTTCTATCTGTTTTATGCCTTTATACTAAATTAAAATCTTCAATGTCTTTACTTTTACTTGTCATAGTAAAATCAATTGAAATTCAAGAaatacgattttttttttagaaaggtagtaaagtaaataacaaaatttatcaacATTAGTGGtcttttgtattctttttttcttctgtttttATTTACTTGTTTATGAATAGTTACATGATGGTCGTTAGATTATCACTACTACTTTAGTGAGATGTTGgcaaaaaataattgttttgagttaattttaaatgaaatcgGGTGAAAATGATTACCaactattaattaataattcaaattgatatacttaattaaatttatagaaaTTATTAGTTAGAGTTTTTAATCGTGGTTTAAATTACTTTCTTTTTAGTTATCTCTACTATATTAAAAGGGGAATAGTGGAGAATTTTTACATTTCATATTACCCTTCAATTTTAAAGAAATGTCTACTATATCTCACGGTTAGTTACCACTTACTTTTGATTCTATTTACTCTCACTCTTTGATTGTTACGAATGTGTTTAGTAACTCTCTCACCCTGATTAATATTGGTAATCCTTTGATATCTACAAAGTACGTAGTTCTTGACTTTTCCTTCAAACGGTGAAGTATCAAATCATAAAAATGGTAAATGATGAAACATCAAATTTGTGACAATGGCCTTGCTTTTGTCTTCAACCGACCATGTTAAATTGTTTACACACTTCCCGATAGTCTTTTTTTCTCTCGTGATTTAAAATTGaatcatttatgattttttatttcattgttTCTGTGTAGAtaccaattttttaaatttattcccttattattgttattgtatATTTCCTATGAGCATTGCACCATATATTCTTCTCACCCTCAATTCCAAATCCATCctcataaatattttagttcaatagatttactttatcgatttttttattagtttaaatttttaaattttgtttaattgattTGTTTGATTTAGTTGCTCGAATTTCGGTTGGTCATTTTATTTACGTACatagaaacaaattttcaagaaagattaaatttaaaaatcattgATGTATTTACTTACATGTTAGAAAACTCTAGAAAGTTTATGTCTTAagaataaataaactaaaatatatgaaagtagtgtttttttcccaaaaaaaaatatttatatatatatttatatataatataaatatattcctcttggttttagatttattttcaaatattcatatCGTAGTGGCATATTAAAAATCGATTCATCAAAATCACGTAtcaaaaaatttttaaaaaagaaaaatgtaataCCAATAGTAAATCCATAGTAGCTCTAAACAAAATcttaaaaacattattttactAGGAGAAGATTTATTGtaggtttctttctttttttttttttttaatgatttggGATTTTGGATCCTAATAATAAGAAAACAACAtcaatttaactaaatttataaaaaaaaatcatattaccGTAAAATTCTAGTATGAAGATTCATACATATGTTGATTATAAAgagattttcctttatttaatgtctaatttattaatttattttctttaaagaacCGAGGTACATAATTCTATATTTACATGTTATAAAGCTCTATAAGATTTATGttttaagaataaataaattaaaatatgaaagtaGTTTTTTCTAGGAAAGACAAGAGCATTTTCCTCTTggttttagatttattttcaaatattcatattttttgGCATActaaaaaatgatatatcaaaATGATGTAccacaaattaaaaataataataacaatatcaatattaaatcCATAGTAGCTCTAAACAAAATCTTAAATACACTATTTTGCTAGAAGAGATTTATTGTAGTTTtctgtttttaaaaatgatttgggATATTAGATCCTAATAATAAGAAAACAACATCAATTTTACTcaattacaaaatatatatatatattgtcaaAAAATATTCTAATATAAAGTTCCAAACTCCCACATAAGagattttcctttattaatgtctaatttattaaatttattttcttaaaaaaatcgaGGTATATAATTCTGTATTTACATGTTAAGAAACTCTATAAGATTTATGttttaagaataaataaat
This genomic window from Benincasa hispida cultivar B227 chromosome 4, ASM972705v1, whole genome shotgun sequence contains:
- the LOC120075853 gene encoding putative transcription elongation factor SPT5 homolog 1; translation: MPRRRDDDDDDIDADEEEYEEEMEQPLDEEEEEEEDRSSRKRRRSDFIDDVAEEDEDEEEEEEDEEEEDFGGGGRRRRAKRPSGSQFLDIEAEVDSDDDEDEDEGEDDFIVDNVADIPDDDDNRRMHRRPLLPREDEQEDVEALERRIQARYARSNHMEYDEETTEVEQQALLPSVRDPKLWMVKCAIGREREAAVCLMQKCIDRGPEMQIRSAVALDHLKNFIYIEADKEAHVREACKGLRNIYAQKITLVPIKEMTDVLSVESKAIDLSRDTWVRMKIGTYKGDLAKVVDVDNVRQRVTVKLIPRIDLQALANKLEGREVAKKKAFVPPPRFMNIDEARELHIRVERRRDPITGEYFENIGGMFFKDGFLYKTVSMKSISAQNIKPTFDELEKFRKPGENGDGDIASLSTLFANRKKGHFMKGDAVIVVKGDLKNLKGWVEKVEEENVHIRPEMKGLPKTLAVNERELCKYFEPGNHVKVVSGTQEGATGMVVKVDQHVLIILSDTTKEHIRVFADDVVESSEVTTGVTRIGDYELHDLVLLDNMSFGVIIRVETEAFQILKGTPDRPEVDIVKLREIKSKIDKKISVQDRFNNTISSKDVVRILEGPCKGKQGPVEHIYRGILFIYDRHHLEHAGFICVKSQSCVVVGGSRTNGNRNGNSYSRFAGLATPPRFPQSPKRFPRGGPPNDNGGRHRGGRGHHDGLVGSTVKVRQGPYKGYRGRVVEIKGQLVRVELESQMKVVTVDRNFISDNVAVSTPHRDASRYGMGSETPMHPSRTPLHPYMTPMRDIGTTPIHDGMRTPMRDRAWNPYAPMSPSRDNWEDGNPATWGASPQYQPGSPPSRTYEAPTPGSGWANTPGGSYSDAGTPRDSGSAYANAPSPYLPSTPGGQPMTPNSASYLPGTPGGQPMTPGTGGLDMMSPVIGGDTEGPWYMPDILVNYRRSGDDPIMGVIREVLPDGSCRIGLGSSGNGETVTAPSSEVEVIVPRKSDKIKIMGGALRGATGKLIGVDGTDGIVKVDDTLDVKILDLVILAKLAQP